The window TAGTTTAAAGGACATACCAACTCGTTTACCCCAGGGCTGCAAAATAGGGTGTATTACTAAAAGAGAAAATCCCCAGGACATTTTAATTTCTCCCAATGGATATACTTTAGATACCCTTCCCGTGGGAGCAAAAATAGGCACCAGCAGCTTGAGACGTAGGGCCCAGATTCTACATTATAGAAATGATCTTAAGCTGGAGGATTTACGAGGCAATTTAAATACAAGGCTACGTAAAATGGTTGAAGAGGATTTTGCTGCAATTATATTAGCAGCAGCCGGAGTTATCCGTATGGGCTGGCAGGATAAAATATCCCAATACATTCCCTTGGACATTTCCTTACCAGCTGTGGGCCAGGGGGCCCTGGGTATAGAAATAAGGGAAAATGACCAGGATACTCAACAGGTAATATCTCCCTTGCACCATGAACCATCTTCATATGAGATATTAGCTGAAAGATCTCTTTTAGCTTACCTTGAAGGGGGATGCCAGATTCCCATAGGTGCAATTGGAA of the Desulfitibacter alkalitolerans DSM 16504 genome contains:
- the hemC gene encoding hydroxymethylbilane synthase, giving the protein MKKEIVLGTRDSHLAVWQTNWVLERLKELNPDRIFSIKYIKTQGDKILDVALSKIGDKGLFTKELEVALLQGEIDLAVHSLKDIPTRLPQGCKIGCITKRENPQDILISPNGYTLDTLPVGAKIGTSSLRRRAQILHYRNDLKLEDLRGNLNTRLRKMVEEDFAAIILAAAGVIRMGWQDKISQYIPLDISLPAVGQGALGIEIRENDQDTQQVISPLHHEPSSYEILAERSLLAYLEGGCQIPIGAIGKVHENSITLEAMVASLDGSILIKDKIHGCNSMSEELGIQLAQRLLAKGAGEILKQVRQETDASEK